A genomic window from Hippocampus zosterae strain Florida chromosome 13, ASM2543408v3, whole genome shotgun sequence includes:
- the tmem154 gene encoding transmembrane protein 154 isoform X1, whose product MSPPRPSSTSMRGHCRNTPLFLLLLWLLMGTWTGTVSSQNEGTEEESQIVEEVTEDQEHVVEDTDTSEPASSSSDALPTLEPLPSQESDMDPALAPENKTEDLGSGVDSAEGSTDDPNSLDSTLSPQSDEGLSITFILIPVALVVFVIAIIMFTLFLKRRFKMEVAVRESRKEDPYLDGSSSEKVPMPMFEEDVPSVLELEMDELDQWMIKDG is encoded by the exons ATGTCCCCCCCTAGGCCTTCTTCTACCAGCATGAGAGGCCATTGCCGGAATACCCCACTGTTCCTGCTCCTGCTGTGGCTCCTCATGGGCACCTGGACTGGAACAG TGTCGAGCCAAAATGAGGGGACAGAAGAAGAAAGCCAAATAGTGGAAGAAGTGACAGAAGACCAAGAACACGTTGTGGAGGACACGGATACCTCAG agccCGCATCATCCAGCTCGGACGCCCTCCCAACGTTGGAGCCCTTGCCTAGCCAGGAGAGCGACATGGACCCAG CATTGGCAccagaaaataaaacagaagatCTCGGCTCAGGAGTGGACAGTGCAG AAGGGAGCACAGATGACCCCAACTCGCTGGACTCGACCTTGAGCCCCCAGAGTGACGAGGGTCTCAGCATCACCTTCATCCTCATCCCGGTGGCCCTGGTGGTCTTCGTCATCGCCATCATCATGTTCACCCTCTTCCTCAAGCGCAGGTTCAAAATGGAGGTTGCCGTTCGAG AGTCCAGAAAGGAGGATCCATATCTGGATGGCTCCAGCTCAGAGAAAGTGCCGAT GCCCATGTTTGAAGAAGACGTCCCTTCAGTTTTGGAGCTGGAGATGGATGAACTGGACCAATGGATGATCAAAGATG GTTAA
- the tma16 gene encoding translation machinery-associated protein 16, whose amino-acid sequence MPKTQKKGKVPEKVVHPYSRKAAYMAREEIRLKKKERQKVEKAARLNNIGEKLLWFQGQLDPEKTTFTMKDACDIIERYLQRFDGELEQIELVNGIKGRQGRIHGAREDFIKQTVERERALYHGAGFEIPDFINTKHLKTFREWTGDLKKLPNIQLRKVSHTALEVKDKKEQTHNQDEEEEVEEELDDNESDDNDDELDKSALMSDSS is encoded by the exons ATG ccaaaGACACAGAAAAAAGGGAAAGTCCCGGAGAAGGTCGTGCATCCGTACAGTCGGAAAGCAGCCTACATGGCCCGCGAGGAAATACGACTCAAAAAGAAAGAACG acaaaaagttgaaaaagcTGCACGTCTGAACAATATTG GTGAGAAGCTGTTATGGTTTCAGGGCCAGTTGGACCCAGAAAAGACCACGTTTACAATGAAGGATGCTTGTGACATCATCGAAAG GTACCTGCAGCGGTTCGATGGCGAACTGGAGCAGATCGAGCTGGTGAACGGCATCAAGGGGCGTCAGGGGCGCATTCACGGCGCCAGGGAGGACTTCATCAAGCAGACCGTTGAGCGCGAGCGGGCGCTGTACCACGGCGCCGGCTTCG AGATTCCAGACTTTATCAACACCAAACATCTGAAAACATTCAG GGAATGGACGGGAGATCTGAAGAAACTTCCGAACATTCAACTCAGGAAGGTTTCCCACACAGCCTTGGAAGTCAAGGACAAAAAAGAGCAGACGCACAAccaagacgaagaagaagaagtagaagaagaattGGATGATAATGAAAGTGATGACAACGATGACGAGTTGGACAAAAGCGCTCTGATGTCAGACTCCAGCTAA
- the tmem154 gene encoding transmembrane protein 154 isoform X2, producing MSPPRPSSTSMRGHCRNTPLFLLLLWLLMGTWTGTVSSQNEGTEEESQIVEEVTEDQEHVVEDTDTSEPASSSSDALPTLEPLPSQESDMDPALAPENKTEDLGSGVDSAGSTDDPNSLDSTLSPQSDEGLSITFILIPVALVVFVIAIIMFTLFLKRRFKMEVAVRESRKEDPYLDGSSSEKVPMPMFEEDVPSVLELEMDELDQWMIKDG from the exons ATGTCCCCCCCTAGGCCTTCTTCTACCAGCATGAGAGGCCATTGCCGGAATACCCCACTGTTCCTGCTCCTGCTGTGGCTCCTCATGGGCACCTGGACTGGAACAG TGTCGAGCCAAAATGAGGGGACAGAAGAAGAAAGCCAAATAGTGGAAGAAGTGACAGAAGACCAAGAACACGTTGTGGAGGACACGGATACCTCAG agccCGCATCATCCAGCTCGGACGCCCTCCCAACGTTGGAGCCCTTGCCTAGCCAGGAGAGCGACATGGACCCAG CATTGGCAccagaaaataaaacagaagatCTCGGCTCAGGAGTGGACAGTGCAG GGAGCACAGATGACCCCAACTCGCTGGACTCGACCTTGAGCCCCCAGAGTGACGAGGGTCTCAGCATCACCTTCATCCTCATCCCGGTGGCCCTGGTGGTCTTCGTCATCGCCATCATCATGTTCACCCTCTTCCTCAAGCGCAGGTTCAAAATGGAGGTTGCCGTTCGAG AGTCCAGAAAGGAGGATCCATATCTGGATGGCTCCAGCTCAGAGAAAGTGCCGAT GCCCATGTTTGAAGAAGACGTCCCTTCAGTTTTGGAGCTGGAGATGGATGAACTGGACCAATGGATGATCAAAGATG GTTAA